TATCGCGAGTTCTTCGATAAAATTTACTACAGCGGTATAAACAGTCTGCTCGCTGTCTTTGGGTTTGCATATCCCAACATGATCTTCATTCACTGCCACCGCGTTCGCTTTTAGGGTGTCCGTAGGAATGGCGCTATTTTTTTCAACGATTATATCGTGCGCTCCGTAGATATACTTGACCTCCGGAGTAACGGTCGACTGACTCCACGACCGGTTTAACTTATCAATAGCTTCACCTAGAACTTTAAGATCACCGACATGAGCATTACTAGAAATCAAACTTGCAATACTTGCTGCTTTGGCTCCTTGGTGAGGAACAGCCAGGGATATAAAACCAGTAACAGGAGTCCGTCCGTCGTGTTCAATCTGTTGGAGAATGCAATACTTGGAGATCAACCCACCCATACTGTGGGCAATTATTATAATTTTCTTATATTTAGAAAAATTTACTGAGAACTCTGTCTTAAGAAGCTCTCCGATTTCTTCAATCGGAAGATTTTTCCTAAAAGATTTAAGCGATCCGAACAATCGCCCCATAATCGACTTGGACGTGCCATATATATTCGTGAATGTGGTGAAATAGTTAAAACACGCGATGTCAAAGCCATCGATACGTGGATCTACTAACAAAAGGGAAGGGAAGGAAACGTGCTCGTCATATGCCCATGTGCCCATTCCTCCTGTCAGGCCATGTACAAAAACCACAAGGCTTTTATTCTTGTCGCGACGTATCCACTCTACCATGCTCATTTGCGGTCTTTCCCTGTACTCCGGCTGGTTTGCTTGATGCTAGCACGACAGCATCTGGCCGAAAGACATCGGCCCGCTCAACGTTCAACGAATCTCGATTTCTTCCACTCCAGCGTCGGTCAGTAGCTGATACAGCTCGGAAACCCGATCACGTCTACCTCTGCCCGAGCAGAAAAGGAAGATTGCTCGCTGCTTAGCTCTCGACAGCGCAACGAAGAATGTAGCTATGCCTTCCGGGTTGCGCGGCGTATGACTCCACCATGATTGATCGTCAAGGCCGACGAAGA
The window above is part of the Pseudomonas prosekii genome. Proteins encoded here:
- a CDS encoding ABC-three component system protein is translated as MSMVEWIRRDKNKSLVVFVHGLTGGMGTWAYDEHVSFPSLLLVDPRIDGFDIACFNYFTTFTNIYGTSKSIMGRLFGSLKSFRKNLPIEEIGELLKTEFSVNFSKYKKIIIIAHSMGGLISKYCILQQIEHDGRTPVTGFISLAVPHQGAKAASIASLISSNAHVGDLKVLGEAIDKLNRSWSQSTVTPEVKYIYGAHDIIVEKNSAIPTDTLKANAVAVNEDHVGICKPKDSEQTVYTAVVNFIEELAIKHSGQLEKKEFIDNQQYDDQFFVLKLMLAEVAEVLTGSAKEYFFNAEEARKIFSSDHDRELLQKLYEDIRTLYRLEYEYHIANGTSTTQLVQSVHKKIFDAQDGYLKTTLSQLNDSHKMGMIHQLANKSDTRVVWSEATTLEALKNLHTEAVEKVNHHDQ